A genomic window from Companilactobacillus alimentarius DSM 20249 includes:
- a CDS encoding ABC transporter permease produces MRRKARLTTICVWIILLVIWFIVTNLKLISPILFPSPQDVWLTFTNILIHGYNNIPFWEHLGITLFRLFSALILAIITAVPLGLASGMFEWVHAVIDSVIQFYRPIPPLAYYTILILWLGIGESSKIILLYLAAFAPIYIACVEGVHHLNRDYILSAKSLGARKWSVFKWIIFPGTLPDIFTGIRTAMGVSFSTLVAAEMVASTSGIGWMVIDASKYLKSSVMFLGIFILGGLGLFLDWILQLLEGKLIFWKGKE; encoded by the coding sequence ATGAGAAGAAAAGCTAGATTAACAACAATTTGTGTCTGGATAATTTTATTAGTAATCTGGTTCATAGTAACTAATCTTAAATTAATATCACCAATTCTTTTTCCATCACCACAGGATGTTTGGCTTACTTTTACGAATATTCTGATTCATGGATATAATAATATTCCCTTTTGGGAACATTTAGGAATTACCCTTTTCAGGCTTTTCTCAGCATTAATATTAGCAATAATAACTGCAGTACCACTTGGATTAGCCTCTGGGATGTTTGAATGGGTCCATGCAGTGATCGATTCGGTAATTCAATTTTATCGTCCAATTCCACCACTGGCTTACTATACGATCCTTATCCTTTGGTTGGGAATAGGTGAAAGCTCAAAAATTATTTTACTTTATTTGGCGGCTTTTGCTCCTATTTATATAGCCTGTGTAGAAGGGGTCCATCATTTGAACAGAGATTATATTCTAAGTGCTAAGTCATTGGGAGCAAGAAAATGGTCAGTTTTCAAATGGATTATTTTCCCAGGAACATTACCTGATATTTTTACAGGTATCAGGACTGCAATGGGAGTTTCCTTTTCTACACTTGTTGCCGCAGAAATGGTAGCTTCAACTTCAGGAATTGGCTGGATGGTAATTGATGCATCGAAATATTTAAAGAGTAGCGTTATGTTTTTAGGAATCTTTATACTTGGTGGCCTAGGCTTATTCCTAGATTGGATTTTACAATTACTTGAAGGAAAATTGATTTTTTGGAAGGGTAAGGAATAA
- a CDS encoding AraC family transcriptional regulator: protein MNFKELDNYLKGVTSYNYESNDNILNHFQNKYQSINYHGKPLYIFNNQRQFNNKNHLIQLHKRNMGKVPYHTYHFIVLTYIYCGSLTMLVEGKKIYLKQGDLIILDKQVPHCVLPSSKMDLGINIILSNKFFDNTIIKPEKNNSLPTFIIELMGHQYEHNHFLIFSTNLLPIIRNSIQNILCEYFDNNEFSSQIIDNLIIIIFMSLVRLKPIEDSFTSANPKVEKLMSEILKYAHEEYKEGKLNKLCEKINYSPSHVSRMIHTNTGKTFKSIINYQRIEHAKVLLQDKKTPISEVATRVGVNNLTNFYKRFEKETGMTPKKYRDNLKN, encoded by the coding sequence ATGAATTTTAAAGAACTTGATAATTATTTAAAAGGCGTTACATCATATAATTACGAGTCAAACGATAATATACTTAACCATTTTCAGAATAAATATCAATCAATAAATTATCATGGAAAGCCACTTTATATTTTTAACAATCAACGACAATTCAATAACAAAAATCATTTGATTCAGCTACATAAAAGAAATATGGGAAAGGTACCTTATCACACCTATCATTTCATCGTCTTAACTTACATATATTGTGGTTCCTTAACAATGCTAGTGGAAGGGAAGAAAATTTACCTTAAACAAGGGGACCTAATCATTTTAGATAAGCAGGTTCCGCACTGTGTTCTTCCTTCGTCTAAAATGGATCTAGGTATTAATATTATCCTTAGCAATAAATTTTTCGATAATACAATCATAAAACCAGAAAAGAATAATTCTCTTCCCACATTCATTATCGAATTAATGGGCCATCAATATGAACATAATCATTTTCTGATTTTTTCTACAAATTTATTACCAATAATTAGAAACTCTATCCAAAACATACTCTGTGAATACTTTGATAATAATGAATTTTCAAGCCAAATAATTGATAATTTGATTATTATTATCTTTATGTCTCTAGTTCGTCTTAAGCCCATTGAAGATAGTTTCACATCTGCTAATCCAAAAGTTGAAAAATTAATGTCTGAAATCTTAAAATATGCTCATGAAGAATATAAAGAAGGAAAACTAAATAAATTATGTGAAAAGATAAATTATAGTCCCTCACATGTAAGTCGAATGATCCACACTAATACTGGAAAAACTTTTAAATCTATCATTAACTATCAACGCATCGAACATGCCAAAGTTCTATTACAAGACAAAAAAACTCCAATCAGTGAGGTTGCCACTAGAGTTGGAGTTAATAATTTAACTAATTTTTACAAAAGATTTGAGAAAGAAACAGGTATGACTCCTAAAAAGTACCGCGATAATTTGAAGAATTGA
- a CDS encoding ABC transporter ATP-binding protein: MELIKAKNLTIKYPQSNDTVINNANFMINKNEIFVLVGPSGCGKSTILKALAGFIPIDGTLEMNGHRIVGPDWQRGVVFQDSSLYPWFKVKDNVGFGLKARKFSQDEIDRRVSYLLDLIGLSDQSNTKTFELSGGMKQRVAIARVLANKSPLLLMDEPFGALDTFTRTKMQRLILDIWHKEETSIFMITHDLNEAIRCGNRIAIMNSHDKRIIQVINNPFQNINLEEVEDFNLERKIDSFRKNILKIINQ, from the coding sequence ATGGAATTGATTAAAGCAAAAAATTTAACCATCAAATATCCTCAATCTAATGATACGGTAATAAATAACGCCAACTTTATGATCAATAAGAATGAAATATTTGTATTGGTTGGACCTTCAGGATGTGGCAAGAGCACTATATTGAAAGCTCTCGCCGGTTTCATACCGATAGACGGTACATTAGAAATGAATGGGCACAGGATTGTTGGCCCTGATTGGCAACGTGGGGTGGTCTTTCAGGATTCTTCACTTTATCCTTGGTTTAAAGTGAAAGATAATGTTGGTTTTGGCCTTAAAGCAAGAAAGTTTTCACAAGATGAGATTGATCGTAGGGTCTCGTATTTATTAGATTTAATTGGATTAAGTGATCAATCTAATACTAAAACATTTGAGCTCTCTGGAGGGATGAAACAACGAGTTGCCATCGCACGTGTTTTAGCCAATAAATCACCACTGTTATTAATGGATGAACCATTTGGAGCATTAGATACTTTTACCAGAACAAAGATGCAACGGCTTATTTTAGATATTTGGCATAAAGAAGAAACAAGCATTTTTATGATTACACATGATTTGAACGAGGCGATACGTTGCGGGAATAGAATTGCAATTATGAATTCTCATGATAAAAGAATCATTCAGGTCATAAATAATCCTTTTCAAAATATTAACCTTGAGGAAGTCGAGGATTTTAATCTCGAACGGAAGATAGATTCCTTTCGAAAGAACATATTGAAGATTATTAATCAGTGA
- a CDS encoding ABC transporter substrate-binding protein, which yields MGKFKKYTLVILIFFILISLSGCSSKGEAKSSEIKIGILNTPNDVAVARNKNYFKEKFPNRKITFITFDSGVDANKALMSGGVDFATMGDTNGIVALTAGIPAKLLWINEMCGANECLIVKKGLGIQSIADLRGRKIATPFASTSHYSLMITLKKFGLEHKVKLLDMDTQNIVAAWKRGNIDAAYTWQPTLSQLQIDGKVLLDSSDLSRNGYSTGNITLVSNSFLNHHPKDVKKFVSVLTKAHHLRKNNYSVAVKAAASQTGISEKDADKQMRGTKWPSLKEEYSSNYLGRKGNLGKFIIEMQKASKFMHSQQTISYTPTLKQFERFVYLGGDIDGID from the coding sequence ATGGGGAAATTCAAAAAGTATACCTTAGTGATTCTGATATTCTTTATATTAATTAGCCTAAGTGGATGCTCCTCCAAAGGTGAAGCCAAATCTAGCGAAATTAAAATAGGGATTCTTAACACACCCAATGATGTGGCTGTGGCTAGGAATAAAAATTATTTTAAAGAAAAATTTCCAAATAGGAAAATAACTTTTATTACATTTGATTCTGGAGTTGATGCTAATAAAGCCTTAATGTCTGGTGGAGTCGATTTTGCTACTATGGGTGATACTAATGGAATCGTTGCGTTAACTGCAGGCATCCCTGCTAAGCTACTTTGGATTAATGAGATGTGTGGGGCAAATGAATGTTTGATAGTAAAAAAGGGGTTAGGAATTCAATCAATTGCGGATTTAAGAGGTAGAAAAATAGCAACGCCATTTGCATCCACGTCACATTATAGTTTAATGATTACTTTAAAAAAATTTGGTTTAGAGCATAAGGTAAAGTTGCTGGATATGGATACACAAAATATTGTGGCTGCTTGGAAACGTGGAAATATTGATGCAGCATATACATGGCAACCAACTTTATCCCAATTACAAATTGATGGAAAGGTATTATTAGATAGTTCTGATTTATCTCGAAATGGATATTCTACTGGGAATATTACTCTGGTTAGTAATTCATTTTTAAATCATCATCCTAAAGATGTAAAGAAGTTTGTATCCGTGTTGACAAAAGCACACCATTTACGCAAAAATAACTACTCAGTTGCTGTTAAAGCGGCTGCAAGTCAAACGGGTATCAGTGAAAAAGATGCGGATAAACAAATGAGAGGAACTAAATGGCCCTCATTAAAGGAGGAATATTCTTCAAATTATTTAGGAAGGAAAGGTAATCTAGGTAAATTTATTATTGAGATGCAAAAAGCTAGTAAATTTATGCATAGTCAGCAAACGATTAGCTATACACCAACGTTGAAACAATTCGAGAGATTTGTTTATCTGGGAGGAGATATAGATGGAATTGATTAA
- a CDS encoding LysR family transcriptional regulator, with amino-acid sequence MFRAITTFQKVYETRSITRAARELYVTQPTVSIQIKKLEEELNVQLFKRNGNKQLVPTENANRFYRDSQLVLNNWENSLNHLVKKHKSNRIKCVIGASPTTANHVLPPLMQSLERYFDRFDFELITGDSERILEEIIKHEIDFGIVEKPIVTHGMEQISFASDELVLAGNLDSPEWIIGKPGSTQREYSDKYFKEHHLRPTKIIKVNDNDLIVKLISRKIGKAIVSKRSIINTLLPYQQLSNDFCNQFYLINPKLPNSNETQKLIALVKTLLPQLRF; translated from the coding sequence ATGTTTAGAGCTATTACAACATTTCAAAAAGTTTATGAAACTCGTAGTATTACACGTGCAGCCAGAGAATTATATGTTACTCAACCCACCGTTTCAATTCAAATTAAAAAATTAGAAGAGGAATTAAATGTACAATTATTCAAACGCAACGGTAATAAACAATTGGTACCTACTGAAAATGCAAACAGATTTTATCGTGATTCTCAATTAGTTCTAAATAACTGGGAAAACTCTCTCAATCACCTCGTTAAAAAACATAAAAGTAATCGAATCAAATGTGTGATTGGTGCATCGCCAACTACCGCTAATCATGTTTTACCTCCTCTAATGCAAAGCTTAGAAAGATATTTTGACCGTTTTGATTTTGAATTAATAACTGGGGACTCTGAAAGAATATTGGAAGAAATAATTAAACATGAAATAGATTTTGGAATCGTAGAAAAGCCTATTGTGACTCACGGAATGGAGCAGATTTCTTTTGCCTCTGATGAATTAGTATTAGCTGGTAACTTGGATAGCCCCGAATGGATTATCGGCAAGCCCGGTTCTACTCAAAGAGAGTACTCTGATAAATATTTCAAAGAACATCATTTGCGCCCAACCAAAATAATTAAAGTAAATGACAATGATCTTATTGTTAAACTCATTTCCAGAAAAATTGGTAAGGCAATTGTTTCTAAGCGTTCAATTATAAATACATTATTACCTTATCAACAATTATCAAATGATTTCTGTAATCAATTCTATTTAATTAATCCCAAACTTCCTAATTCAAATGAAACACAGAAGTTAATTGCTTTGGTAAAAACACTGTTACCACAGTTAAGATTCTAA
- a CDS encoding YeeE/YedE family protein, with translation MENLDGSLEPINPIKNWDKTVGFILFLVLIIGAPFVLPSNIHYLRLLMGLALGYILSRSYTGFAGSVNRAYKTGSTKLMRTMMFMFLITAIANVTFLMFAKNLTAYDLSINPINIGLILGGLFFGFGMAFSSCCATGVMTDLATDLPRAGVTLIFFCFGVFIGFPLQATQSWIKGSVLTSKTGAKFSQGVYMPDLFKWDGLDGYFGSVILTAFLVGLVIYLSYSYEKKRRQKSTYVGVPSERVQDNPKDEDIANFTMSSKPTYNILFKKPWTLKQGAVGMTIVFILMMGLTKSGWGASTPYGFWFGKVLNSFGVSATSLANFTHQPAEVYSGPLLANGVTVQDLGIFLGAIIFIFTAGLFKETMHSVSTLNMKNASLFALGGFTMGFGTRLSNGCNVGALYTPIAQFSVSGWIFLAALVLGGIIGNKLSKTIYGY, from the coding sequence ATGGAAAATTTAGATGGAAGTTTAGAACCTATCAATCCTATTAAAAATTGGGATAAAACCGTTGGTTTCATATTATTTCTCGTTCTAATTATTGGTGCACCATTTGTTTTACCTTCGAATATACATTATCTGAGACTACTGATGGGGTTGGCACTAGGCTATATTTTATCCAGATCTTATACAGGGTTTGCGGGTAGTGTGAATCGTGCCTATAAGACTGGATCTACTAAACTAATGCGTACTATGATGTTCATGTTTTTAATAACAGCAATTGCCAATGTCACATTTTTAATGTTTGCTAAAAATTTGACGGCATATGATTTATCAATTAATCCAATTAATATTGGTTTGATTTTAGGTGGACTATTTTTTGGCTTTGGAATGGCATTTTCATCTTGCTGTGCAACGGGTGTCATGACGGATTTAGCAACCGATCTACCAAGAGCCGGCGTAACATTGATTTTCTTTTGCTTTGGAGTCTTCATAGGCTTTCCTCTTCAAGCAACACAATCTTGGATAAAGGGATCAGTTTTGACTTCTAAAACAGGTGCTAAATTCTCACAAGGTGTTTATATGCCAGACCTATTTAAATGGGATGGTTTAGACGGATACTTTGGATCAGTCATTTTAACAGCATTTTTAGTTGGTTTAGTTATCTATCTATCTTATAGTTATGAAAAGAAAAGACGCCAAAAATCGACTTATGTAGGAGTCCCATCGGAACGTGTTCAAGATAACCCAAAAGATGAAGATATTGCCAACTTTACGATGAGCAGTAAGCCTACATACAATATCCTATTCAAAAAGCCGTGGACATTAAAGCAGGGCGCTGTAGGTATGACTATTGTTTTTATCCTGATGATGGGATTAACTAAATCTGGCTGGGGAGCTTCAACACCATATGGTTTCTGGTTTGGGAAAGTTCTCAATTCATTTGGAGTTTCTGCTACATCACTAGCAAACTTTACACATCAACCAGCAGAAGTATATTCAGGTCCATTGTTAGCTAATGGCGTTACCGTTCAAGACTTGGGGATTTTTCTAGGTGCAATTATTTTTATATTCACTGCTGGACTTTTTAAAGAAACAATGCACTCAGTTTCAACCTTAAACATGAAAAACGCTTCATTATTTGCACTTGGTGGTTTTACCATGGGATTTGGTACAAGATTATCTAATGGGTGTAACGTAGGAGCACTTTATACACCAATTGCACAATTTTCAGTATCAGGCTGGATTTTCTTAGCTGCTTTAGTATTGGGTGGAATTATTGGTAATAAGTTATCTAAAACAATTTATGGATATTAG
- a CDS encoding FAD-dependent oxidoreductase — MNNKKIVVVGGVAGGASAAARARRLDEFADITMFEKGPNVSFSNCSLPYHLSGLIPDADSIVLMTPDQFKNQYNIDAEINSEVINANVSKKEVEVKNTQTGELKCVPYDELILSPGANPIMPGCIKGIDHDNVFSVRNVVDIKKIHTYLEVNKVTDVAIVGGGFIGLEVCENLAQTDKHVSLVEASEHVMGTIDDDFAELIHKELYDHGVNVILNDGLAEITDDHIKLGSGNKIKAQVVIMAIGVKPDVALASKIGCKLGLTGGIAVDQHYQTSIPNIYAVGDAIEVSHMITRKKTRLALAFPAQMEARDAIDHIYGRTIENRGVIGSQAIHVFDINIASTGLTESECQKDGIDYRTATVIPKSRVGIMPDATPLYLKLIFGYPNGEVLGAQALGKSDVDKQIDIVSTMISMHGHISDLTHLEVCYSPWFSTAKNAVDMAALVAENILNGEFKQVQVSEIRKLVEKNAFIIDAREPFEYEEGHITTAVNIPLSQFRQRLDEIPNDCPVYVHCLSGQRSYNMVRALNNRGYKNVINISGSYLELCEYEYFKDQTTDRKPIVTNYRFDLL, encoded by the coding sequence ATGAATAATAAAAAAATTGTCGTTGTAGGAGGAGTCGCTGGGGGTGCTTCAGCTGCAGCTAGGGCACGTCGCTTAGATGAATTTGCTGACATTACCATGTTTGAAAAGGGACCAAATGTTTCCTTCTCTAATTGCTCATTGCCTTATCATTTAAGCGGTTTAATCCCAGATGCTGATAGTATTGTTTTAATGACACCCGATCAATTTAAAAATCAATATAATATTGATGCTGAAATTAATTCCGAAGTGATTAATGCTAATGTTAGTAAAAAAGAGGTTGAAGTTAAAAATACACAAACTGGGGAATTAAAATGTGTACCATACGATGAACTGATTTTATCTCCAGGAGCAAACCCAATTATGCCAGGTTGTATTAAAGGGATAGATCACGATAATGTTTTTTCAGTTAGAAATGTTGTTGATATAAAGAAAATTCATACCTACTTGGAAGTAAATAAGGTAACTGATGTAGCAATAGTTGGTGGTGGTTTTATTGGACTAGAAGTATGTGAGAATTTAGCCCAAACCGATAAACATGTTTCATTAGTTGAAGCCTCTGAACATGTTATGGGAACTATTGATGATGATTTTGCTGAACTGATTCATAAAGAACTTTATGATCATGGGGTGAATGTAATTTTAAATGATGGGTTAGCAGAAATTACAGATGATCATATCAAATTGGGATCTGGAAATAAAATCAAAGCTCAAGTAGTAATCATGGCCATTGGGGTTAAGCCAGATGTCGCTTTAGCAAGTAAAATTGGCTGTAAATTGGGATTAACTGGTGGAATTGCAGTTGATCAACATTATCAAACCTCTATTCCTAATATTTATGCGGTCGGTGATGCCATTGAAGTTAGTCATATGATTACGCGTAAAAAAACACGTTTGGCATTAGCTTTCCCAGCTCAAATGGAGGCCAGAGATGCAATTGACCATATATATGGAAGAACAATTGAAAATAGAGGGGTGATTGGCTCTCAAGCAATTCATGTATTTGATATTAATATTGCTTCAACAGGTCTAACGGAAAGTGAATGTCAAAAAGATGGAATTGACTATCGAACAGCCACAGTAATTCCCAAGAGTCGTGTTGGAATAATGCCGGATGCCACACCATTGTATTTAAAATTGATTTTTGGCTATCCAAATGGAGAGGTACTTGGTGCTCAAGCATTAGGTAAATCAGACGTCGATAAACAGATTGATATTGTCTCTACTATGATTTCAATGCATGGACATATTTCTGATTTAACACATTTAGAGGTTTGCTATTCTCCATGGTTTAGTACAGCTAAAAATGCGGTAGATATGGCTGCCTTAGTAGCAGAGAACATTCTTAATGGTGAATTTAAACAAGTACAAGTCAGCGAAATACGTAAATTAGTAGAGAAGAATGCTTTCATTATTGATGCACGTGAACCATTTGAGTATGAAGAAGGACATATCACTACAGCTGTTAATATTCCCTTAAGCCAATTTCGTCAAAGGTTAGATGAAATCCCAAACGATTGTCCTGTATATGTTCACTGTTTATCGGGGCAACGTAGCTATAATATGGTCAGAGCTTTAAATAACAGAGGATACAAGAATGTCATTAATATCTCTGGATCATATTTGGAATTATGTGAATATGAATACTTCAAAGATCAAACAACGGATCGTAAACCAATCGTGACAAATTATCGTTTTGATTTGCTGTAA